From Azospirillum brasilense:
GCCGATCGACAGCTGCACAGTCAGCCAGGCGCCCTGGAGCAGATAGTCCCAGGAATCGATGACCGCCTTGAAATCGAAGGTGTAGTTCACGGGCTTTTCCTCCGCATCCGGACCGGTCGCATCCGGACCAGGGCGCTGCGCGCGTTCGGTGAGCGGTCCCTTGTGCGGGATTCTCGTTGTCGGCCTCTCGTCGTCCGGCGGGCCGTGGCGATGCCTCCGGCGCCGGATGTTGGGTGGAGCCTATTTGGATCGATCTAAATACGCAAGACGCAAAACGCAGCGCTGCGAAAATTTAATTCGTGCAGCCAACAATCATGCCGCGAATTCCCTGTGGTGATACTAAACCGCGATGGTGCGTCCACGAACGGACGCTTGCGCCGCGCTGCGTCTTGACGATGATCAAGGTGCATGAGAACCGCGCACCGGACTATCCGGGATGATATGACGCGGTGCCGCCCCGCAAGGGCGGCCCCGAAGGGAGAAGGATTGTCGCATGGACTGCTTCGCCGGCCCCGGCCCCGCCGCCCCCATCCCGCTGGACGAGGCGCTGGCCCGCGTGCAACGGACCTACGGCGCGGTGACGGAGCCCGAGGAGGTGCCGTTACGCGCCGCGCTCGGCCGCATCCTGGCGGAACCGGTGACGGCGACGGTGAACGTGCCGCCGGTCGCCGTCTCGGCGATGGACGGCTGGGGATTCGGCACGGCGGACGCTGCCGCGGAGGACGATTTCCGGCGGCTGGCCGTGGTGGGGCGCGTGCCCGCGGGCTCCGTCTTCCCCGGTACGGTCGGGCCGGGTGAGGCGGTACGCATCTTCACCGGCGCGCCGATTCCGGCGGGGGTGGACACCGTGGCCATGCAGGAGGACTGCCGGGCCGAGGACGGTGCGGTGCTGGTGCCCGCCACCCTCAAGCGCGGCGCCAACATCCGCGACGCCGGTGAGGATATGACGGCTGGGTCGGTCGTGCTGACTCCCGGCCTGCGGCTGCGCGCCCAGGAGGTCGGCTTGGCCGCCGCGGTCGGGCGGTCGAGCCTGTCGGTGCGCAAGCGTCTGCGCGTCGTCCTGTTCTCAACCGGCGACGAACTGCGCGAGCCGGGGACGGACAAGCCGGAGGGCACGATCTACGATGCCAACCGCTACACGCTGGCCGCCCAGCTCGACGCGCTGGGGGCGGATGTGCGCGACCTCGGCATCCTGCCCGACAAGCCGGACGTGACCCGCGCCGCCCTCGCCGACGCCGCGGCGACCGCCGATCTTGTCGTCACCTCCGGCGGCGCGTCGGTGGGGGAGGAGGATCATGTGAAGGCGGTGGTCGGCGAGCTTGGCTCTGTCGATTTGTGGAAGCTCGCGCTGAAGCCGGGCAAGCCGCTGGCGCTCGGCCGCATCGGCGCCACGCCGTTCCTCGGCCTGCCGGGCAACCCGGTGTCGGCCATGGTGACCTTCATGCTGGTCGGGCGCCCACTGGTGCTGCGCCTGTCGGGGGCGGAGAGCGCGCCGACCCCGCGCTGCCTCGTCGTCGCCGGTTTCGAGTTCAAGAAGAAGCCGGGGCGCCGCGAGTTTCTGCGCGCCCGTCTGGCGACCGGAGCGGATGGCCGCCCGGTCGCCCACAAGTTTCCCAGTGACAGCTCCGGCGTCCTGACCTCGATGGTCGAGGCGGATGGGCTGGTGGACATGCCGGCGGACGCCACGACGATCCGCGAGGGGGACATGGTGGAGTTCCTGCCCTTCACCGGCCTGTTCGCCTGAGCGCCGGACGCTCCCTCTCCCGGGGGACGGGAGAGGGGGAGAGCCCTTACTTCTTGGGCACGTGGCCGCTGATCTCGGCGTGCAGGGGCTTGGTGTCCTCGAAGGTCTTCTGCTGCTCCGGGGTGGCTTCCTTCTGGTGCTTCGCCTTCCATTCCGAATAGGGCATGCCATAGACGGCGATGCGGGCCTCCTCGTCGGTCAGCGGCACGTTCCGCTCCTTGGCCGCGGCCGCGTACCATTTGGACAGGCAGTTGCGGCAGAAGCCGGCCAGATTCATCAGGTCGATGTTCTGCACGTCGGTGCGCTTCTGGAGATGCGCGACCAGACCGCGGAACGCGGCGGCTTCCAACTCGGTGCGGGTCTTCTCGTCCATTCCAATCCCTCTCAGTTCTGTTCGTTGTGCAGCGTGACGAAGCGGCCATGGTGGTGGAAGCTCTGCGACGAGCCGCCGGCCAGGATCGCCTCGGCCACGGCGTCGCGGTCCTCCACCACGAAGCCGGCCAGCGCGGCGATGCCGTAGCGGAACAGCCGCGGAGTCAGCGGCGTCCCCGGCCCGACCAGGGCGACGCGGGTTCCCTCGGCCACCGACAGCAGGCGGGGCAGGCTGCGGTTGGTCAGGGTGGAGGCGGTGATCGCCGCCCCCTCCGCGCCCGGCAGCAGCCATTCTCCGGCGGCCTCCGGATACTCCCCGTCGCTGGGGTTCATTTCGACCACATGGGCGTTGGGCAGGCGCCGGGCAATCTGCGGGAAGGCCCCGAAGACGACCACGCGCCCCTCCATGCCGGCGAACAGGTCCAGGCCGTTGGCCGAGGAGCCGGTCAGGTCCGGACGGTTGTAGTGGGCGTTCAGCGCGGCCATGCCGACCGCGGCCTCCTGCGGGTCCCAGGAGCGGGCGGCGTAGGCGGCCAGCCCGGCGAGGCCGACGCCGGACCAGCGTGCCGGATCGGGCGGTGGCGCCGACTGCGGGCGGGCGGCCAGTCCGATGCCGGGTCCCCTGGCGCCGTCCGTCTCCACCATGATCCATTTGGCGCCGATGGTGATGGTGCGGACCTCCGCATCCTCCACCCCGTGCA
This genomic window contains:
- a CDS encoding DUF2478 domain-containing protein is translated as MPTLRPAVPPPLRPGAVVHGPGSTAVDAMIDRFVMELQRRGFRVGGVIQRNTGAPGDCADLMELVDVATGQAYDISQHLGRQSQSCRVDPQGVAEASQALRRAIAERADLLVVNKFAGLEAHGEGLADELLAGIAEGIPVLTSVGSRFLNEWQSFTGGFTSLISPDEDALWRWWGAHRLYDDLLHGVEDAEVRTITIGAKWIMVETDGARGPGIGLAARPQSAPPPDPARWSGVGLAGLAAYAARSWDPQEAAVGMAALNAHYNRPDLTGSSANGLDLFAGMEGRVVVFGAFPQIARRLPNAHVVEMNPSDGEYPEAAGEWLLPGAEGAAITASTLTNRSLPRLLSVAEGTRVALVGPGTPLTPRLFRYGIAALAGFVVEDRDAVAEAILAGGSSQSFHHHGRFVTLHNEQN
- a CDS encoding DUF1244 domain-containing protein, which encodes MDEKTRTELEAAAFRGLVAHLQKRTDVQNIDLMNLAGFCRNCLSKWYAAAAKERNVPLTDEEARIAVYGMPYSEWKAKHQKEATPEQQKTFEDTKPLHAEISGHVPKK
- the glp gene encoding gephyrin-like molybdotransferase Glp; the protein is MDCFAGPGPAAPIPLDEALARVQRTYGAVTEPEEVPLRAALGRILAEPVTATVNVPPVAVSAMDGWGFGTADAAAEDDFRRLAVVGRVPAGSVFPGTVGPGEAVRIFTGAPIPAGVDTVAMQEDCRAEDGAVLVPATLKRGANIRDAGEDMTAGSVVLTPGLRLRAQEVGLAAAVGRSSLSVRKRLRVVLFSTGDELREPGTDKPEGTIYDANRYTLAAQLDALGADVRDLGILPDKPDVTRAALADAAATADLVVTSGGASVGEEDHVKAVVGELGSVDLWKLALKPGKPLALGRIGATPFLGLPGNPVSAMVTFMLVGRPLVLRLSGAESAPTPRCLVVAGFEFKKKPGRREFLRARLATGADGRPVAHKFPSDSSGVLTSMVEADGLVDMPADATTIREGDMVEFLPFTGLFA